The following proteins are encoded in a genomic region of Gadus macrocephalus chromosome 19, ASM3116895v1:
- the LOC132447393 gene encoding semaphorin-3aa-like has translation MFLECSSKSQRALIYWQLQRPNEERKLEMKLDERVLRTAQGLLIRSLAQADAGVYHCHAVEHGFVQPLLRLTLQVIPTQRLGDILPAAAAPGGGAAGAGGPSGGSKHRVWYRDFLSLLDHPDLSSVEEFCDRVWKKERKQKRFKAPAGDAQGPVVVAVGTAAAGPRPKAPGPNGQKRQGTPVQSGPRLGGRGQAAEGAAPPVQSAQTGVPSPTGAATSGQGPKSSQRGQNTQTQNKGSQAAGGPRAGPQHSAKWRRMQENKKGRNRRTHELQRPPRSV, from the exons ATGTTCCTGGAGTGCAGCTCCAAGTCCCAGAGGGCCCTCATCTACTGGCAGCTGCAGCGGCCCAATGAGGAGCGCAAGCTGGAG ATGAAGCTGGACGAGCGCGTCCTGCGTACGGCCCAGGGCCTTCTGATCCGCAGCCTGGCCCAGGCGGACGCGGGCGTGTACCACTGCCACGCCGTGGAGCACGGCTTCGTCCAGCCCCTGCTGCGGCTCACGCTGCAGGTCATCCCCACGCAGCGGCTGGGCGACATCCTGCCGGCCGCCGCGGCCCCGGGGGGCGGCGcggcgggggccgggggcccgTCGGGGGGCTCCAAGCACCGGGTGTGGTACCGGGACTTCCTGTCCCTGCTGGACCACCCGGACCTCAGCAGCGTGGAGGAGTTCTGCGACCGCGTGTGGAAGAAGGAGCGCAAGCAGAAGAGGTTCAAGGCGCCGGCCGGCGACGCCCAGGGGCCCGTGGTCGTCGCCGTGgggaccgccgccgccgggccgaGACCCAAGGCCCCGGGGCCCAACGGCCAGAAGCGGCAGGGCACCCCAGTGCAGAGCGGCCCCCGACTGGGGGGCCGGGGCCAGGCGGCGGAGGGGGCGGCGCCGCCCGTCCAGAGCGCCCAGACGGGCGTCCCCAGCCCCACGGGGGCCGCGACCAGCGGGCAGGGGCCCAAGAGCAGCCAGAGGGGCCAGAACACTCAGACCCAGAACAAGGGGTCCCAGGCCGCTGGGGGCCCCCGGGCCGGGCCCCAGCACTCGGCCAAGTGGAGACGGATGCAGGAGAACAAGAAGGGACGCAACAGGAGAACGCACGAGCTGCAGAGGCCCCCGCGCAGCGtctga
- the LOC132447519 gene encoding protein piccolo-like, giving the protein MGEIKIALKKEMKTEGEHLVLEILQCRNITYKFKTADHLPDLYMKLYVVNIATQKRIIKKKTRVCRHDREPSFNETFRFCMNPTGHALQLFLVSNGGKFMKKTLIGEAYVWLDKVDLRKRVVSWHKLLASTAQIHS; this is encoded by the exons ATGGGGGAGATAAAGATCGCCCTGAAGAAGGAGATGAAGACGGAGGGAGAACACCTGGTCCTGGAGATCCTGCAGTGTCGTAACATCACCTACAAGTTCAAGACCGCAGACCACctccctg acCTCTACATGAAGCTGTACGTGGTGAACATCGCCACCCAGAAGAGGATCATCAAGAAGAAGACGCGCGTGTGTCGTCACGACCGCGAGCCGTCCTTCAACGAGACGTTCCGCTTCTGCATGAACCCCACCGGACACGCGCTgcag CTGTTTCTGGTCTCCAACGGCGGAAAGTTCATGAAGAAGACTCTGATCGGCGAGGCGTACGTGTGGCTGGACAAGGTGGACCTGCGGAAGCGCGTGGTGAGCTGGCACAAGCTGCTGGCCAGCACCGCCCAGATCCACTCCTAA